One region of Catenuloplanes indicus genomic DNA includes:
- a CDS encoding electron transfer flavoprotein subunit beta/FixA family protein, which yields MNIVVLVKQVPDSGAERSLRADDNTVDRGAASNVINEMDEYAIEEALRLTEAHGGEVTVLTMGPSGATESIRKALSMGPAKAVHILDDALHGSCAVATSKVIATALGRLNADVVLCGSESTDGRVQVLPHMLAERLGVAALTGARKLTVDGSTLTVERQTDEGYEVVTASTPAVVSVWDTINEPRYPSFKGIMAAKKKQVETLSLADLGVDASEVGFAGATSTVVEHAQRPPRSAGQKVVDEGEAGVRLVEFLATEKFV from the coding sequence ATGAACATTGTGGTACTGGTCAAGCAGGTACCGGACTCCGGTGCCGAACGGTCTCTGCGTGCCGACGACAACACCGTTGACCGCGGTGCGGCGAGCAACGTCATCAACGAGATGGACGAGTACGCGATCGAGGAGGCGCTGCGCCTCACCGAGGCGCACGGCGGCGAGGTCACGGTGCTGACCATGGGCCCGTCCGGCGCCACCGAGTCGATCCGCAAGGCGCTGTCCATGGGCCCGGCCAAGGCCGTGCACATCCTCGACGACGCGCTGCACGGCTCCTGCGCCGTCGCCACCTCCAAGGTGATCGCGACCGCGCTCGGCCGGCTGAACGCGGACGTCGTCCTCTGCGGCTCGGAGTCGACCGACGGCCGCGTCCAGGTGCTCCCGCACATGCTCGCGGAGCGGCTCGGCGTCGCCGCGCTCACCGGCGCGCGCAAGCTGACCGTGGACGGCAGCACGCTGACCGTCGAACGGCAGACCGACGAGGGGTACGAGGTGGTCACCGCCTCGACGCCGGCCGTCGTCTCGGTGTGGGACACGATCAACGAGCCGCGGTACCCGTCCTTCAAGGGCATCATGGCCGCGAAGAAGAAGCAGGTGGAGACGCTGTCCCTCGCCGACCTGGGCGTCGACGCGTCCGAGGTCGGCTTCGCGGGCGCCACCAGCACCGTGGTCGAGCACGCGCAGCGCCCGCCGCGCTCGGCCGGTCAGAAGGTCGTCGACGAGGGCGAGGCCGGCGTCCGGCTGGTCGAGTTCCTCGCCACCGAGAAGTTCGTCTGA